Proteins encoded in a region of the Thunnus maccoyii chromosome 4, fThuMac1.1, whole genome shotgun sequence genome:
- the LOC121896347 gene encoding 6-phosphofructo-2-kinase/fructose-2,6-bisphosphatase-like isoform X2: MELPQLEHMRLRRSRCDSAASVPQFCNSPTMIVMVGLPARGKTYISKKLTRYLNWIGVPTKMFNVGQYRREAVKTYKNFEFFKPDNEEAMKIRKACASAALKDVTAYFTKEHGQVAVFDATNTTRERRAVIISFAKEKGYKVFFVESVCEDPDIIAENIKQVKFGSPDYVDRDIDEAMEDFIQRIECYRASYMPIDDDKDRKLSYIKIFDVGSRYLVNKIQDHIQSRIVYYLMNIHVTPRSIYLSRHGESELNLTGRIGGDSGLSPRGHKYASALGVFIKSQNINDLKVWTSHMKRTIQTAEAVGVRYEQWKALNEIDAGVCEELTYEEIQEKFPEEFALRDQDKYRYRYPKGESYEDLVHRLEPVIMELERQENVLVICHQAVMRCLLAYFLDKPADQLPYLRCPLHTVLKLTPIAYGCKVESFFLNIEAVNTHRERPENVDVNRNPEEALQTVPDHI; the protein is encoded by the exons CCTCAGTGCCACAGTTCTGTAACTCTCCTACAATGATTGTGATGGTGGGATTGCCAGCTAGAGGGAAGACCTACATCTCCAAGAAGCTCACTCGCTACCTGAACTGGATTGGAGTCCCTACAAAAA TGTTTAACGTGGGCCAGTACCGCCGAGAGGCTGTCAAGACCTATAAGAACTTTGAGTTCTTTAAACCTGACAACGAGGAAGCCATGAAGATCCGCAA GGCCTGTGCATCAGCCGCCCTCAAAGATGTGACTGCCTACTTCACAAAGGAACACGGACAAGTAGCC GTATTTGACGCTACCAACACCACCAGGGAGAGAAGAGCAGTCATCATAAGTTTTGCCAAAGAGAAAGGCTACAAG GTGTTCTTTGTGGAATCAGTCTGTGAGGACCCTGACATAATTGCGGAGAATATCAAG CAAGTTAAATTTGGGAGCCCGGATTATGTGGATCGTGACATAGATGAAGCCATGGAAGACTTCATCCAGCGCATTGAGTGTTACAGGGCAAGCTACATGCCTATAGATGATGATAAAGACAG GAAGCTTTCCTACATCAAGATCTTTGACGTGGGCAGTAGATACCTGGTGAACAAGATCCAGGACCACATTCAGAGCAGGATAGTCTACTACCTCATGAACATCCATGTCACACCGAGATCCATCTACCTGAGCCGCCACGGAGAGAGCGAGCTCAACCTAACAGGTCGCATCGGGGGAGATTCAGGCCTGTCCCCCAGAGGACATAAA TATGCCAGTGCTTTGGGAGTCTTCATCAAGAGTCAGAATATCAATGACCTGAAAGTGTGGACGAGCCACATGAAGAGGACCATCCAGACTGCAGAGGCTGTGGGAGTCCGGTATGAGCAGTGGAAGGCTCTCAATGAAATAGACGCT GGTGTATGTGAGGAACTAACCTACGAGGAGATTCAGGAGAAATTCCCAGAAGAGTTTGCACTGAGAGACCAAGACAAGTATCGTTATCGTTACCCCAAGGGTGAG TCTTATGAGGACCTTGTCCATCGTCTGGAGCCAGTCATCATGGAGCTGGAAAGACAGGAAAACGTTCTGGTCATCTGCCACCAAGCTGTAATGCGCTGCCTGTTGGCATACTTTCTAGACAAACCTGCAG ATCAGCTGCCCTATCTAAGATGCCCCCTTCACACAGTGCTCAAGCTCACGCCAATAGCCTACG GGTGTAAAGTTGAGTCATTTTTCCTCAATATTGAAGCAGTCAACACGCACAGAGAGAGACCAGAG
- the LOC121896347 gene encoding 6-phosphofructo-2-kinase/fructose-2,6-bisphosphatase 1-like isoform X1: MALTINTSTEQKRLTQTPLLKIWVPWIGCNLNRRRASSVPQFCNSPTMIVMVGLPARGKTYISKKLTRYLNWIGVPTKMFNVGQYRREAVKTYKNFEFFKPDNEEAMKIRKACASAALKDVTAYFTKEHGQVAVFDATNTTRERRAVIISFAKEKGYKVFFVESVCEDPDIIAENIKQVKFGSPDYVDRDIDEAMEDFIQRIECYRASYMPIDDDKDRKLSYIKIFDVGSRYLVNKIQDHIQSRIVYYLMNIHVTPRSIYLSRHGESELNLTGRIGGDSGLSPRGHKYASALGVFIKSQNINDLKVWTSHMKRTIQTAEAVGVRYEQWKALNEIDAGVCEELTYEEIQEKFPEEFALRDQDKYRYRYPKGESYEDLVHRLEPVIMELERQENVLVICHQAVMRCLLAYFLDKPADQLPYLRCPLHTVLKLTPIAYGCKVESFFLNIEAVNTHRERPENVDVNRNPEEALQTVPDHI, translated from the exons ATGGCTCTCACCATTAACACATCCACAGAGCAGAAAAGACTCACACAGACTCCTCTGCTCAAGATCTGGGTGCCATGGATAGGCTGCAACTTGAACCGCAGGAGGGcat CCTCAGTGCCACAGTTCTGTAACTCTCCTACAATGATTGTGATGGTGGGATTGCCAGCTAGAGGGAAGACCTACATCTCCAAGAAGCTCACTCGCTACCTGAACTGGATTGGAGTCCCTACAAAAA TGTTTAACGTGGGCCAGTACCGCCGAGAGGCTGTCAAGACCTATAAGAACTTTGAGTTCTTTAAACCTGACAACGAGGAAGCCATGAAGATCCGCAA GGCCTGTGCATCAGCCGCCCTCAAAGATGTGACTGCCTACTTCACAAAGGAACACGGACAAGTAGCC GTATTTGACGCTACCAACACCACCAGGGAGAGAAGAGCAGTCATCATAAGTTTTGCCAAAGAGAAAGGCTACAAG GTGTTCTTTGTGGAATCAGTCTGTGAGGACCCTGACATAATTGCGGAGAATATCAAG CAAGTTAAATTTGGGAGCCCGGATTATGTGGATCGTGACATAGATGAAGCCATGGAAGACTTCATCCAGCGCATTGAGTGTTACAGGGCAAGCTACATGCCTATAGATGATGATAAAGACAG GAAGCTTTCCTACATCAAGATCTTTGACGTGGGCAGTAGATACCTGGTGAACAAGATCCAGGACCACATTCAGAGCAGGATAGTCTACTACCTCATGAACATCCATGTCACACCGAGATCCATCTACCTGAGCCGCCACGGAGAGAGCGAGCTCAACCTAACAGGTCGCATCGGGGGAGATTCAGGCCTGTCCCCCAGAGGACATAAA TATGCCAGTGCTTTGGGAGTCTTCATCAAGAGTCAGAATATCAATGACCTGAAAGTGTGGACGAGCCACATGAAGAGGACCATCCAGACTGCAGAGGCTGTGGGAGTCCGGTATGAGCAGTGGAAGGCTCTCAATGAAATAGACGCT GGTGTATGTGAGGAACTAACCTACGAGGAGATTCAGGAGAAATTCCCAGAAGAGTTTGCACTGAGAGACCAAGACAAGTATCGTTATCGTTACCCCAAGGGTGAG TCTTATGAGGACCTTGTCCATCGTCTGGAGCCAGTCATCATGGAGCTGGAAAGACAGGAAAACGTTCTGGTCATCTGCCACCAAGCTGTAATGCGCTGCCTGTTGGCATACTTTCTAGACAAACCTGCAG ATCAGCTGCCCTATCTAAGATGCCCCCTTCACACAGTGCTCAAGCTCACGCCAATAGCCTACG GGTGTAAAGTTGAGTCATTTTTCCTCAATATTGAAGCAGTCAACACGCACAGAGAGAGACCAGAG
- the LOC121896347 gene encoding 6-phosphofructo-2-kinase/fructose-2,6-bisphosphatase 1-like isoform X3: MEDFIQRIECYRASYMPIDDDKDRKLSYIKIFDVGSRYLVNKIQDHIQSRIVYYLMNIHVTPRSIYLSRHGESELNLTGRIGGDSGLSPRGHKYASALGVFIKSQNINDLKVWTSHMKRTIQTAEAVGVRYEQWKALNEIDAGVCEELTYEEIQEKFPEEFALRDQDKYRYRYPKGESYEDLVHRLEPVIMELERQENVLVICHQAVMRCLLAYFLDKPADQLPYLRCPLHTVLKLTPIAYGCKVESFFLNIEAVNTHRERPENVDVNRNPEEALQTVPDHI; this comes from the exons ATGGAAGACTTCATCCAGCGCATTGAGTGTTACAGGGCAAGCTACATGCCTATAGATGATGATAAAGACAG GAAGCTTTCCTACATCAAGATCTTTGACGTGGGCAGTAGATACCTGGTGAACAAGATCCAGGACCACATTCAGAGCAGGATAGTCTACTACCTCATGAACATCCATGTCACACCGAGATCCATCTACCTGAGCCGCCACGGAGAGAGCGAGCTCAACCTAACAGGTCGCATCGGGGGAGATTCAGGCCTGTCCCCCAGAGGACATAAA TATGCCAGTGCTTTGGGAGTCTTCATCAAGAGTCAGAATATCAATGACCTGAAAGTGTGGACGAGCCACATGAAGAGGACCATCCAGACTGCAGAGGCTGTGGGAGTCCGGTATGAGCAGTGGAAGGCTCTCAATGAAATAGACGCT GGTGTATGTGAGGAACTAACCTACGAGGAGATTCAGGAGAAATTCCCAGAAGAGTTTGCACTGAGAGACCAAGACAAGTATCGTTATCGTTACCCCAAGGGTGAG TCTTATGAGGACCTTGTCCATCGTCTGGAGCCAGTCATCATGGAGCTGGAAAGACAGGAAAACGTTCTGGTCATCTGCCACCAAGCTGTAATGCGCTGCCTGTTGGCATACTTTCTAGACAAACCTGCAG ATCAGCTGCCCTATCTAAGATGCCCCCTTCACACAGTGCTCAAGCTCACGCCAATAGCCTACG GGTGTAAAGTTGAGTCATTTTTCCTCAATATTGAAGCAGTCAACACGCACAGAGAGAGACCAGAG